One region of Marivirga arenosa genomic DNA includes:
- a CDS encoding efflux RND transporter periplasmic adaptor subunit, protein MRQLLMLFTLTSVIIFTSCESKKHQEEEAERSFLVTSPVRMDTSFTKEYVSQVHSIQHIELRAQERGYLQKIYVDEGQFVKEGQLLFKIMPRLYEAELQKAEAEVNFAEIEFLNTKNLADSDIVSPTELAMAKAKYEKAKAELALAKVHLDFTEIRAPFNGIIDRFHVRQGSLIEEGELLTHLSDNTKMWVYYNVPEAEYLDYMSNLDRDSLMRVNLLMANNKVFDQTGIVETIEADFNHETGNIPFRATFPNPKGLLRHGETGNILMNIPLKNALLVPQKATFENLEKKYVFVIDEENRVHQREIKIGEEIPHLFAVTEGLNEGDKILLEGLRLVRDNDEIHYDFEEPHKAISQLALYAE, encoded by the coding sequence ATGAGGCAATTACTCATGCTTTTCACATTAACTAGTGTAATAATATTTACTAGTTGTGAATCAAAAAAACATCAAGAAGAAGAGGCTGAAAGATCGTTTCTAGTTACTTCACCAGTTAGAATGGATACTTCATTTACCAAAGAATATGTAAGTCAGGTCCATTCAATTCAACATATTGAACTAAGAGCTCAAGAAAGAGGATATTTACAGAAGATTTATGTAGATGAAGGTCAATTTGTAAAAGAAGGCCAATTGCTATTCAAAATTATGCCCAGGCTATATGAAGCGGAACTTCAAAAAGCTGAAGCAGAGGTTAATTTTGCAGAAATTGAATTTTTAAACACCAAGAATTTGGCCGATAGTGATATTGTATCACCAACTGAATTAGCAATGGCCAAAGCAAAGTATGAAAAAGCTAAGGCAGAGTTAGCCTTGGCAAAAGTACATCTCGATTTCACTGAAATCCGTGCACCATTCAATGGTATAATTGATCGATTCCATGTTCGTCAGGGGAGTTTAATTGAAGAGGGTGAACTGCTTACTCATTTGTCAGATAATACTAAGATGTGGGTATATTATAATGTACCTGAGGCGGAGTATCTCGATTATATGAGTAATTTGGATAGAGATAGTTTAATGAGAGTGAATTTGCTCATGGCTAATAATAAGGTTTTTGATCAAACTGGAATAGTGGAGACCATTGAAGCTGATTTTAATCATGAAACAGGTAATATCCCTTTCAGAGCGACTTTTCCAAATCCAAAAGGATTATTGAGACACGGTGAAACGGGTAATATATTAATGAATATTCCTCTAAAGAATGCATTGTTAGTTCCGCAAAAAGCAACATTCGAAAACTTAGAAAAGAAGTATGTTTTCGTAATTGATGAGGAAAACCGTGTTCATCAACGTGAAATTAAGATAGGTGAAGAGATTCCACATCTGTTTGCCGTAACAGAAGGCTTAAATGAAGGCGATAAAATCTTACTCGAAGGATTAAGACTAGTAAGAGATAATGACGAAATCCATTACGATTTCGAGGAGCCCCATAAAGCAATTTCACAATTAGCGCTTTACGCAGAATAA
- the fsa gene encoding fructose-6-phosphate aldolase: MKFFIDTANLDEIREAYDMGVLDGVTTNPSLMAKEGITGEDNIKAHYKAICDIVDNNVSAEVISTDYEGMLKEGRELAKIDDKIVVKVPMIKEGVKAIKQFSAEGIRTNCTLVFSSGQALLAAKAGASYVSPFIGRLDDISTDGLTLIEDIIRIYDNYGYETEVLAASVRHTMHLIECANMGADVVTCPLKVITGLLKHPLTDSGLAQFLADHKKGNK; encoded by the coding sequence ATGAAATTTTTTATCGATACTGCTAATTTAGACGAAATCAGAGAAGCCTATGACATGGGGGTTCTTGATGGCGTAACCACCAATCCTAGCCTAATGGCCAAAGAAGGCATTACGGGTGAAGATAACATTAAAGCACATTACAAAGCAATCTGTGATATAGTAGATAATAATGTGAGTGCTGAAGTAATCTCAACTGATTACGAAGGCATGTTAAAAGAAGGAAGAGAACTCGCTAAAATCGATGATAAAATCGTGGTAAAAGTGCCCATGATCAAAGAGGGTGTAAAAGCAATCAAGCAATTCTCAGCTGAAGGCATCAGAACCAATTGCACTTTGGTTTTTTCTTCTGGTCAGGCTTTATTAGCTGCTAAAGCAGGTGCTTCTTATGTGTCTCCATTCATTGGCAGATTAGACGATATCTCAACGGACGGCTTGACTTTAATTGAAGATATTATCCGCATCTATGATAATTATGGATATGAAACTGAAGTTTTAGCAGCTTCTGTTCGTCATACTATGCACTTAATTGAATGTGCAAATATGGGAGCTGATGTAGTAACATGTCCATTGAAAGTAATCACAGGATTATTAAAACATCCATTAACTGATTCTGGTTTAGCTCAATTCCTAGCGGATCATAAAAAAGGAAATAAATAA
- a CDS encoding fructose-6-phosphate aldolase, which translates to MYIIKVKGKAKIPDYIQLRDDNFVLIAYFRADRPLKNLDKYGLEGKEEALTKVINELPFGKIQALDI; encoded by the coding sequence ATGTATATAATAAAAGTAAAAGGTAAAGCTAAAATCCCTGATTACATTCAGTTAAGGGATGACAACTTCGTTCTCATTGCTTACTTCAGAGCCGACAGACCCCTAAAGAATTTAGATAAATATGGATTGGAAGGGAAAGAAGAAGCCTTGACAAAAGTTATAAATGAGTTACCTTTCGGAAAAATTCAAGCCCTAGATATATAA
- a CDS encoding cell division ATP-binding protein FtsE — translation MSFSNEPVIRIENATIFQEDRAILSDITLKIEKGEFVYLIGRTGSGKSSFMKTLYADLDLRLGQMEVAGFKINGISSKQIAQLRRKISVIFQDFQLLADRTVAENLYFVMKATGWKDKSKMKNRMAEVLMQVGLGSVDNKMPHQLSGGEQQRVVIARALINEPVLLIADEPTGNLDPEVSEGIFKLFTDINKSGTAILMGTHDHSFLDTHPARVLKCQNGKLLDSKKEDFDFKSNY, via the coding sequence ATGTCTTTTTCTAACGAACCTGTAATCCGCATTGAAAACGCTACTATCTTTCAAGAAGATAGAGCCATTCTAAGTGACATCACCCTTAAAATTGAAAAAGGGGAATTCGTATACCTTATTGGGAGAACAGGAAGTGGAAAAAGTTCATTTATGAAAACCCTTTATGCTGACTTAGATTTAAGACTAGGTCAAATGGAGGTTGCAGGTTTTAAAATTAATGGCATTAGCTCCAAACAAATAGCGCAGCTTAGAAGAAAAATAAGCGTTATCTTCCAAGACTTTCAATTATTAGCTGATAGAACTGTAGCTGAAAATCTTTATTTCGTAATGAAAGCTACAGGCTGGAAGGATAAGTCGAAAATGAAAAATCGAATGGCTGAAGTATTAATGCAGGTTGGATTAGGTTCTGTAGATAATAAAATGCCTCATCAACTATCAGGAGGCGAACAACAAAGAGTGGTTATTGCACGTGCCTTAATTAATGAACCCGTGCTACTAATTGCTGATGAGCCCACTGGTAACTTAGATCCAGAAGTTTCAGAAGGTATTTTTAAATTGTTTACTGATATTAACAAAAGTGGGACTGCAATTCTTATGGGCACACACGATCACAGCTTTCTAGATACTCATCCTGCAAGAGTATTAAAATGCCAAAATGGTAAGTTGTTAGATTCTAAAAAAGAAGATTTTGATTTTAAAAGTAATTATTAA
- a CDS encoding tail fiber domain-containing protein: MKKLFTTLVLLFFIATSMIAQKLPFQGYLEESGVPVEGTRNFTFNLPAYGWIETFSAVPVTNGVYNVVLGSNTPLPKNIFGGVSEISMNVGVNGTPIGSITLYKPLVSANTLLDAERDMTIVGPNDSTNLKMGSNNLYYGSVNFYDSLGVQQGFLSADPAGGRLQLNQRDGSGNFSSAVVMRTNNTSSTSQFYGQNTTGDGIELMITDYITANQIDFGPVMSGNYQRSGTDWKDNAGNLLAAIGNTRDEGGSDPTGHSGYLSLWGTNSFNIELTGQRWQNNDLPIFQLFGSNDDGAGWWMRNIGAEVVAGAGTDNYGNIYLSNSDNGGIGNDGLFLTSNLNATSGGGIEVKDNTSANRIILEGQTGLISSERASGGSAVRLSQNAGSGSIAVENAAQDVNFFYEAESNILDISNAGAPTIQLNGATGVLTANAYNNPSDRRLKREISSLDNALENTLKLRGTSYFWKDEKKSQQRQIGVIAQELEEVYPEFVHTNKDGMKSVNYAQMTAVLIEAVKELNAKIEKLESDNKELTTALNEQQKLNDRITKLEKLLLENAKLATNE, translated from the coding sequence ATGAAAAAATTATTTACTACACTCGTTTTATTATTTTTCATAGCTACTTCCATGATAGCTCAAAAGCTTCCTTTTCAAGGATATTTGGAAGAATCCGGAGTACCAGTAGAAGGAACTCGTAACTTCACCTTTAACTTGCCAGCTTACGGCTGGATAGAAACCTTTTCCGCAGTCCCAGTTACAAATGGGGTATATAATGTGGTTTTGGGTTCAAATACTCCTTTGCCGAAGAATATCTTTGGAGGAGTTAGTGAAATATCTATGAATGTTGGTGTAAATGGTACCCCAATTGGCAGTATAACCTTGTACAAGCCATTGGTTAGTGCAAATACACTATTAGATGCAGAACGTGACATGACTATAGTTGGCCCAAATGATAGTACTAACCTTAAAATGGGAAGTAATAATTTATATTACGGTAGTGTGAATTTTTATGATTCTTTAGGGGTTCAACAAGGTTTTTTATCAGCGGATCCTGCGGGTGGAAGGCTACAATTAAACCAAAGAGATGGTAGCGGTAATTTTTCAAGTGCCGTTGTAATGAGAACTAATAACACTTCAAGTACCTCTCAGTTTTATGGACAAAATACTACAGGTGATGGAATCGAATTAATGATCACTGATTATATTACTGCAAATCAAATTGATTTTGGGCCTGTAATGTCTGGTAATTATCAAAGATCAGGAACTGACTGGAAAGATAATGCGGGAAATTTATTAGCTGCAATTGGTAATACAAGAGACGAAGGAGGATCTGATCCTACAGGTCATTCCGGTTATTTATCGTTATGGGGTACAAACTCTTTTAATATCGAACTAACGGGCCAAAGATGGCAAAATAACGACCTGCCAATTTTCCAACTATTTGGTAGCAATGATGATGGTGCAGGCTGGTGGATGAGAAATATTGGAGCAGAAGTTGTTGCAGGAGCAGGTACTGATAATTATGGTAATATCTATCTTTCAAATTCTGATAATGGTGGAATTGGAAATGATGGCCTATTTTTAACTTCAAATTTAAATGCAACCAGTGGGGGTGGAATTGAAGTGAAAGATAACACTAGTGCAAATAGAATTATTTTAGAAGGACAAACGGGTCTTATTTCATCTGAAAGAGCTTCAGGAGGCTCTGCTGTTAGGTTATCCCAAAATGCAGGAAGCGGTAGTATTGCGGTCGAAAATGCCGCACAAGACGTTAACTTCTTTTATGAAGCGGAAAGTAACATCCTAGATATATCAAATGCAGGAGCACCTACTATCCAACTAAATGGTGCTACTGGGGTTTTGACAGCAAATGCATATAACAATCCTTCTGATAGAAGACTTAAAAGAGAAATTTCTTCATTAGATAATGCTTTAGAGAACACTTTAAAACTGAGGGGTACTTCATATTTTTGGAAGGATGAAAAGAAATCTCAACAAAGACAAATCGGAGTAATTGCTCAGGAATTAGAAGAAGTTTATCCTGAATTTGTTCATACCAATAAAGATGGAATGAAGTCAGTTAATTATGCTCAAATGACTGCAGTTTTAATTGAAGCCGTAAAAGAGCTGAATGCTAAGATTGAAAAATTAGAATCAGATAATAAAGAATTAACCACTGCACTAAATGAGCAGCAAAAATTAAACGATAGAATTACGAAGTTAGAAAAACTGCTTTTGGAAAATGCAAAGCTTGCCACTAACGAATAA
- a CDS encoding T9SS type A sorting domain-containing protein produces MKKILSLIILATLSLNVFSQSLQNNTYTISGEKLVNGTTSMTVSGSAYSTSPISSGGTILAPGFQSLFRSQNNPVTASIIDSLALVDLYNATNPGDTAWISATGWLTAPLSDWQGVSLGPTGRVEEVWLADNNLTGTMPESIKNLDSLKRFYFWNNPSLEGNLFDILVNFSALERASAHDCSFTGPILPEIFRPGLLELRLFNNQITGPIPTEIGNAPDLQQFHFANNQLSGTIPNTIGNLDLLTELNLSQNDSISGSIPPEIGQMELLTFLFLENCSLSGAIPAEILNAPSLVELWISGNDFSGTLPDVLNMPNFRALHAGGNRNLLVDLPDNLGELTQLEVLIIWNTRPNGGPFPEGVYNLTNLRDLDLSEQRFTGSIDDRIGNLTNLFSLYLRNNLLSGAFPIEITNAAELQTLDLSGNSFDFLPDISSLSGLNFVFLDRNNFQFESLLPYVGTTVDFSYAPQNPIGAQQDIDVTIGGSTTIESAINNEADAEYIWIQNGDSLTSQIDINLTIDNYNTAKSGRYVLRSTHPSLPDLVLNSAPINLKIQGGRRNWYVDNRAGTIADFRSLFQAVAATKAGDTLYIAGSNEIYGGVIIDGARVLIGPGYFLAENPNTQFNIQAANIDFIDLSFAAAGTEVYGISSRLLRLNNQSSAAPDTLKNVRIVGNRIRQLSLGDKNDGIDVERNYIGRFEFTATSVQNVFRSYDNINASNNIIDTVKTFFDVINSSRNGLNNVVFNYNNIRVINDSINDVSFTNNIIGNQGSGSNTFSGNIAYNAGLFTNGSGSFTIDNDFVPVDAALPQGAFAGTNPYQLSGLPPVPSIYNITIGTRLSAAVSVKSNSSENIQRIRYLYRRNNASSTPFNVRGFTPADDIQIEFLPNRSSIEPNQTYNLVFQAVDESGKRSHRTYIPYETIAGNVSGTVVDIENINVNTGNVRLFAINPFANKYDTAAVQALGGANTFNFENLILGDYIILADPDPVDYPDLIPTYLGNTLDWQLADTLFLETSVSDIVIEVEKEPAPLTEPGSEIAGFLEEEFEEADSTLRALPRRRVSGAGVSVRRLTGSSRNTNGSLRLIENNYVLVAYLKTNEDGEFVFPNLPSGDYRIRIEYPGVEVDEATDIDFNLSGQQGEVVSVEAVVEDGKITVTETGRVTANEPNKKVSFSFYPNPARDELTLKLKNSATSNEILIYDVKGVLHKRMKLMEGENKFSISDLAVGTYIIQIKDDAGNYMMSKMIKQ; encoded by the coding sequence ATGAAAAAAATATTATCGTTAATCATATTAGCAACACTTAGCTTAAATGTGTTTTCTCAATCATTGCAGAATAACACCTATACAATAAGTGGCGAGAAGCTGGTGAATGGAACTACTAGCATGACTGTGAGCGGAAGTGCTTATAGCACCTCTCCTATTTCATCTGGAGGAACCATTTTGGCACCGGGTTTTCAAAGCTTGTTTAGATCGCAGAATAATCCTGTAACAGCGAGCATTATTGATTCATTGGCTTTGGTTGATTTATATAATGCGACCAATCCAGGAGATACAGCTTGGATTTCTGCAACAGGTTGGTTAACTGCCCCTCTTTCGGATTGGCAAGGTGTTTCTTTAGGGCCTACAGGAAGAGTAGAAGAAGTTTGGCTGGCTGATAACAATTTAACGGGAACGATGCCCGAGTCAATCAAAAATTTAGATTCACTCAAGCGTTTCTATTTTTGGAACAACCCTAGCTTGGAAGGTAATCTTTTTGATATCCTTGTGAATTTCTCAGCTTTAGAAAGAGCCTCAGCTCATGATTGTTCATTCACTGGACCTATTTTACCTGAGATATTTAGACCTGGCTTACTAGAACTAAGATTATTTAACAATCAAATTACAGGACCTATCCCGACTGAAATTGGAAATGCTCCAGATCTACAGCAGTTTCATTTTGCCAACAATCAGCTTAGTGGGACTATTCCAAATACAATAGGCAACTTAGATCTACTAACAGAATTAAATTTAAGTCAAAATGATAGCATATCAGGATCAATACCTCCAGAGATAGGTCAAATGGAATTATTGACCTTTCTTTTCTTGGAAAATTGTAGCCTTTCAGGAGCAATACCGGCTGAAATCTTAAATGCCCCTTCATTAGTAGAATTATGGATATCTGGAAATGATTTTTCAGGAACTTTACCTGATGTTTTAAATATGCCTAATTTCAGAGCACTCCATGCAGGAGGAAATAGAAACCTTTTAGTTGATTTACCAGATAATCTTGGAGAATTAACTCAATTGGAAGTGTTAATTATCTGGAATACAAGACCAAATGGTGGTCCTTTTCCTGAAGGTGTTTACAACCTAACAAATCTCAGAGATTTAGATTTGTCTGAACAACGTTTCACAGGTTCAATTGATGATAGAATAGGAAATCTAACCAATTTATTTTCCCTATACTTGAGAAACAATTTACTTTCAGGAGCTTTTCCTATTGAAATTACCAATGCAGCAGAATTACAAACTCTAGATTTAAGTGGAAATTCATTCGACTTTTTACCAGATATCAGCAGTCTATCAGGTTTGAATTTTGTTTTTCTGGATAGAAATAATTTTCAATTTGAATCACTTCTTCCTTATGTAGGAACTACAGTTGATTTCTCATATGCACCTCAAAATCCAATTGGTGCTCAACAGGATATAGATGTTACAATAGGTGGTTCCACTACTATTGAAAGTGCAATTAATAATGAAGCAGATGCAGAATATATCTGGATTCAGAATGGTGATAGCTTGACTAGTCAAATTGATATCAATTTAACTATTGATAATTACAATACAGCAAAATCGGGTAGATATGTATTAAGATCAACCCATCCATCTTTACCTGATTTAGTTTTAAATAGCGCCCCTATCAATTTAAAAATCCAAGGTGGAAGAAGAAACTGGTATGTCGATAACAGAGCGGGGACTATTGCTGATTTTAGATCCTTATTTCAAGCAGTTGCAGCAACTAAGGCTGGTGACACATTATATATAGCAGGTTCAAATGAAATATATGGAGGAGTTATTATTGATGGAGCCAGAGTATTAATTGGGCCAGGCTATTTCTTGGCTGAAAACCCTAATACTCAATTCAATATTCAAGCTGCTAATATTGATTTCATTGATTTATCTTTTGCAGCAGCAGGTACTGAAGTTTACGGCATATCTTCAAGATTATTGAGATTAAATAACCAGTCTTCTGCAGCACCGGATACCTTGAAGAATGTTAGAATAGTTGGAAATAGAATTCGACAATTGTCATTAGGTGATAAAAATGATGGGATTGATGTAGAGAGAAACTATATAGGTAGATTTGAATTCACTGCAACATCAGTACAAAATGTATTTAGATCTTACGATAACATTAATGCATCAAACAATATTATCGACACTGTAAAAACCTTCTTCGATGTAATTAACTCGAGTCGAAATGGCTTAAATAATGTTGTTTTCAATTATAATAATATAAGAGTAATAAATGACAGTATTAATGATGTTAGCTTTACCAATAACATCATTGGTAATCAAGGAAGCGGAAGTAATACTTTTAGCGGAAATATAGCTTACAATGCTGGTCTCTTTACAAATGGCTCAGGTTCATTTACTATTGATAATGATTTTGTACCAGTTGATGCGGCATTACCACAAGGTGCTTTTGCAGGAACAAATCCCTATCAATTAAGTGGCTTACCACCTGTTCCGTCTATTTATAATATTACAATTGGAACCAGATTATCCGCTGCAGTTAGTGTGAAGAGTAATTCTTCAGAAAATATTCAGAGAATTCGGTATCTCTACAGAAGAAATAATGCATCCTCTACTCCATTTAATGTGAGAGGTTTTACACCTGCTGATGATATTCAAATAGAATTCCTTCCAAATAGATCATCTATTGAACCTAATCAGACTTATAATTTAGTATTTCAGGCAGTAGACGAAAGTGGGAAAAGAAGTCATAGAACTTATATCCCTTATGAAACGATTGCAGGGAATGTTTCAGGTACAGTAGTAGATATTGAAAATATTAATGTAAATACAGGAAATGTTAGATTATTTGCCATAAATCCATTTGCTAATAAGTATGATACTGCAGCAGTTCAAGCTTTAGGAGGTGCTAACACCTTTAATTTTGAAAATCTAATTTTGGGAGATTATATAATTTTAGCTGATCCTGATCCAGTTGATTATCCTGATTTGATTCCAACTTATTTGGGGAATACTTTGGACTGGCAATTAGCTGATACTTTATTCTTAGAAACAAGTGTTTCAGATATTGTAATAGAGGTTGAAAAAGAACCCGCTCCTTTAACCGAGCCGGGCTCAGAAATCGCTGGTTTCCTAGAGGAAGAGTTTGAAGAAGCAGATTCTACACTTAGAGCTTTGCCAAGAAGAAGAGTTTCGGGAGCTGGTGTAAGTGTAAGAAGGTTAACGGGTTCTTCGCGAAATACAAATGGTAGTCTAAGGCTTATAGAAAATAATTATGTTTTGGTAGCTTATTTAAAAACCAATGAAGATGGTGAGTTTGTTTTCCCTAATCTACCAAGTGGTGACTACAGAATACGAATAGAATATCCAGGGGTTGAAGTAGATGAAGCTACGGATATTGATTTTAATTTAAGTGGACAACAAGGTGAAGTAGTCAGTGTAGAAGCAGTGGTGGAAGATGGTAAAATTACAGTTACTGAAACTGGAAGAGTAACTGCAAACGAACCTAATAAAAAGGTTTCATTTAGTTTTTATCCGAATCCTGCTCGAGATGAATTAACCTTAAAATTGAAAAACTCTGCAACATCAAATGAGATATTAATTTATGATGTTAAAGGTGTTTTACATAAAAGGATGAAGCTTATGGAAGGTGAAAATAAATTTAGTATTAGCGATTTAGCTGTAGGAACTTATATCATTCAAATAAAGGATGATGCAGGTAATTATATGATGTCAAAGATGATAAAACAATAA
- the cdd gene encoding cytidine deaminase: protein MKKDTIQIDYKKYGSITELSEDYQKLWKAALEARKYSHSPYSNFTVGAAIELENDEIITGTNQENASFPAGLCAERTAMYRAGIQAPNKKFKRIAIVATRRGEEALASAPPCGGCRQVMLEFEKRHQQGFEILFTDADDNFILIDKPTDLFPFSFVF from the coding sequence TTGAAAAAGGATACGATTCAAATTGATTATAAAAAATACGGTTCAATAACTGAACTCTCTGAGGATTATCAAAAATTATGGAAAGCTGCCTTAGAAGCGCGGAAATATTCACATTCTCCATATTCAAATTTTACTGTAGGGGCAGCAATTGAATTAGAAAATGATGAAATAATAACTGGAACCAATCAGGAAAATGCGTCTTTCCCAGCCGGATTGTGTGCTGAAAGAACGGCTATGTATAGAGCTGGAATTCAAGCCCCAAACAAGAAATTTAAAAGGATTGCAATTGTAGCTACTAGAAGAGGAGAGGAGGCGTTAGCAAGTGCGCCACCCTGTGGAGGATGTAGACAAGTTATGTTAGAATTTGAAAAAAGACATCAACAAGGATTTGAAATACTTTTTACGGATGCAGATGATAATTTTATCCTAATCGATAAGCCAACCGATTTATTCCCATTCTCATTTGTCTTTTAA
- the deoC gene encoding deoxyribose-phosphate aldolase has product MRNIQKYIEHTNLSTTITSSDIEMLLQEAIDYNIYGICVPPFWVKKAKRDIGKSDIQLVTVIGFPLGYQMSQTKEAEALQAIKDGADELDLVLNISAFKSEMMWPKIEVAKIGKLAHEHGKLLKVIIETAYLNNEEIVEACKLCADAGADFVKTSTGFASSGAKVEDVKLMRSVLPDHVGIKASGGIKTYDQAIELIDAGAERIGTSSGPAICKK; this is encoded by the coding sequence ATGAGAAATATACAAAAATACATTGAGCATACTAATTTAAGCACCACAATAACATCATCTGATATTGAAATGTTACTTCAAGAGGCAATTGATTATAATATTTATGGAATATGTGTACCACCATTTTGGGTTAAAAAAGCAAAAAGAGATATTGGTAAATCAGATATTCAATTGGTTACTGTAATAGGATTTCCACTTGGGTATCAAATGAGTCAAACAAAGGAAGCAGAGGCTTTACAGGCTATAAAAGATGGTGCTGATGAATTAGATTTAGTTTTAAATATTTCTGCTTTTAAATCAGAAATGATGTGGCCAAAAATAGAAGTGGCAAAAATAGGGAAGTTAGCGCACGAGCATGGGAAATTATTAAAGGTTATTATTGAAACAGCATATTTAAATAATGAGGAAATAGTTGAAGCTTGTAAATTATGTGCTGATGCTGGTGCTGATTTTGTAAAAACCTCAACTGGTTTTGCCTCATCAGGGGCTAAGGTAGAAGATGTGAAACTAATGAGATCTGTTTTACCTGATCATGTAGGGATTAAAGCTAGTGGAGGTATTAAAACTTATGATCAAGCTATTGAATTAATTGATGCCGGAGCAGAAAGAATAGGAACTTCATCTGGCCCAGCTATTTGTAAAAAATAA
- a CDS encoding aspartyl protease family protein, whose product MIKKCILHAFLTLLLITSEYKNVSGQSIRFGFEINEGKNSTIIPFKLNSNLIIVDVLFEGVIPLKFIVDTGVTNTVLIDKTYSDILNIEPDRKLTLVGAAGLREVEAFIVNRTSIKVGEVTGNNISLLILKEDYLDLKERIGVKVHGILGYDFFKNFIVKIDYHNEILKIFNPYNFNRPLFFYERINMSVENSKPYIFQNIAVNDSTVIKTKLMIDTGASHPLMLHKNSNEYLNLPEKNVRDILGAGIAGNIEGHAARIPKLYIDKYELEQVVTNYPDSGAYHDIIVNTGRNGTIGGGVLKRFKMYFDYGNETLYIKRNGFLKKEFKHDMSGLSVIAKGEYFLEPYYEIERVRENTPAWEAGIKVEDKIMSLNGIRGKDLSLELINNTLSKKDGKKINLTVKRGDQILEFTFYLEAFI is encoded by the coding sequence ATGATTAAAAAGTGTATTCTTCATGCTTTTTTAACCTTACTATTAATAACATCTGAATATAAAAATGTTTCAGGTCAAAGTATAAGATTTGGCTTTGAAATAAACGAAGGTAAAAATAGTACTATAATCCCTTTCAAGCTCAACAGTAATTTAATCATTGTAGACGTATTATTTGAAGGAGTTATTCCACTAAAATTTATAGTAGATACTGGTGTTACTAATACAGTTTTAATTGATAAAACATATAGCGATATTTTAAATATAGAGCCTGACAGAAAACTAACACTAGTTGGAGCTGCTGGCCTAAGAGAAGTTGAAGCATTTATAGTTAATAGAACCAGTATAAAAGTTGGAGAGGTAACTGGAAATAATATATCATTATTAATACTTAAAGAAGATTACTTAGACCTAAAAGAAAGGATTGGAGTTAAAGTTCATGGCATTTTAGGATATGATTTTTTCAAAAACTTCATTGTGAAAATAGATTATCATAATGAAATATTGAAGATTTTTAATCCATATAATTTTAATCGCCCTTTATTCTTTTATGAAAGAATTAATATGTCTGTTGAAAATAGTAAACCCTATATTTTTCAAAATATTGCTGTGAATGATTCAACAGTGATAAAAACGAAGTTAATGATAGACACTGGCGCTTCACATCCTTTAATGCTGCATAAAAATAGTAATGAATATCTAAACCTTCCTGAAAAAAATGTCCGAGATATATTAGGTGCCGGTATCGCTGGAAATATTGAAGGTCATGCAGCTAGAATTCCTAAACTTTATATTGATAAATATGAACTTGAGCAAGTTGTAACGAATTATCCAGATTCAGGTGCTTATCATGATATCATTGTTAATACAGGTAGAAATGGAACTATAGGGGGTGGTGTTTTAAAAAGATTTAAAATGTATTTTGATTATGGCAATGAAACACTTTACATAAAACGAAATGGTTTTTTAAAGAAAGAATTTAAGCATGATATGAGTGGCTTATCAGTAATTGCCAAAGGTGAATATTTTTTAGAACCCTATTATGAAATTGAAAGGGTTCGTGAAAACACACCCGCCTGGGAGGCAGGAATAAAAGTTGAAGATAAAATTATGAGCTTAAATGGAATAAGAGGTAAAGATCTAAGTCTAGAACTAATTAATAATACTTTAAGTAAAAAAGACGGTAAAAAGATAAATCTTACCGTCAAAAGAGGTGATCAAATTCTGGAATTCACTTTTTACCTAGAAGCTTTTATATAA